CTGCTGTACATGGAACTCTTGGTTGCACTACAACCAATCATCGGCAACAGTTTAGTGTTAATCCAAATTAAGCACTAGAGTCAACATCCTGCGGAATGATAATATAGCATGATCTATTTGACTAGGCAAATGACATTCTTTCACCAGCACAAAACAGAGTTTTTATTTCTGTGGAATGCAGTTGCAGAGAACAAAGTAGTACCTGGCCGTGAACACCGAATTCAAGTCTGAGCTGCAGCTTGTCGGCGACGAAGACGAAGCGGAAGGTGAGAGACTCCCTGGCGTTGCCGCGCAGAAACGAGAAGGTCTTCTTCCACCACGCTTCGCAAGGGGCCCTCGGCGGCGCGGCCACCGGAGCAGGCGGGTAAGCTGCAGCGGAGCCGACGGCAATGCCATCATCCGTGACAGCAGCAGCAGCTGAAACATGGCTGTGAGGAGGAGATGCGCTGCGGGTACAATCTGAACCTGCGTCATCCAAGTTGGCTGACGGACTAATCTTGCGCTCCTTGTCGTCCCAGAAGATATCTGAATCTGAAGAACGTGCCGGCTGGTTACAGCCCAGCGCCTCCGTCTCGCTATCGCAGCTGTTCTTCTCCGGGCAGGGGATGCCGAGACCATCCAGCGGTAGCGTGGCAGGGGTGGATTCTAACTCTTGGCCCCCACCGTTGAGAAGACCGGCAGGCGCTTCCTCCGCCGGCAGATTGAAGTGCTGGGACATGAAggttgcagcagcagcagcaggagggtCAGCCtgaagcagcggcggcggcgagattgGGCCTGGAGCGGCGGCGTAGGCGGACGCGGTGAGCGACACGAGCTCCGAGTCGTTGCCGCCGTCTGCGGCGTCGGCCATTTTCTTCTTGCTTTCTCCTGTCAGTGGAAAGATTTACAGAGGAACAGAGGCGCTCGCTGTCAGATGGAATGATGGATAGATCATGTGAGCAGACAAAACAACGGCTACGAcagcaaggaagggagggaggAAGGAATTTGAGGCCGCACCTGCAGCATCGCCGACGAGAGAAGCGATCGGTCGATCGAAGGGGAGGTGGATGCCTCGCTTCGCTTGGGAACGAAAGCAGAGCAGAGCAAACGAGGAGAAGTGGATAGGGACGGACGGTTCGCGTGCGTGGTGTGAGCAGTTGAAACAAAGAAATCCCAAACTATTATGGGATTTTCACGTccgtgcccctggttccttagctctacttaTTCATCCTCGCGCTCTTAACTTTTACTCAATTTTTCCCACTTCCTTGCCAGAAACCCTCATAACTGGGCACAATGGACATTGCCGTCGGGTCAAaggcttgaccgttaactctgactagTGGGGCCACGCTGGACTGTGTCGTCCGTTCGACCTGACAAGTAGGGCCGTTCAACCGTTGGGCCGTGGTTTCGTTGGACCGTCCCTTGCATTAAACGTCTGCGCGTGCCGCCAGGAcagaagcctgctatgcatgcacccagCAAAGCCTGTCTGCATGCGTCGATCGAGCCTGTATGCGCCGATGCCACGATCCCACGATGCGCcgaccgagcctgcatgcgccgaCTGAGCCTGCATGCGCCAATGCGTCCGCCACAATGCACTGACCGAGCAGCTTTCTTGCACGCCAGCCGCCACGGATGCAGCGACGGTCACTGCCGCTAGTTCCTCTCTTCtagctaggtggctacatatttgtggcttgtttaaaaaaaagagccactcccttgcttagctctactcattcatccctactaacaaagcttgcttgcatgcactaggtggttactaacaagggaaccctactaacaagccgagctctctaagaaaacaactaacaaatatgtagtcccaatatgtagatagggccaacaagcccatagcacgatcacatagttcaaactaggaagaacttaataatataatagatagaaaacttaagccaacaagcccatagcaactccaacatagttc
The sequence above is a segment of the Aegilops tauschii subsp. strangulata cultivar AL8/78 chromosome 6, Aet v6.0, whole genome shotgun sequence genome. Coding sequences within it:
- the LOC109781630 gene encoding uncharacterized protein, giving the protein MADAADGGNDSELVSLTASAYAAAPGPISPPPLLQADPPAAAAATFMSQHFNLPAEEAPAGLLNGGGQELESTPATLPLDGLGIPCPEKNSCDSETEALGCNQPARSSDSDIFWDDKERKISPSANLDDAGSDCTRSASPPHSHVSAAAAVTDDGIAVGSAAAYPPAPVAAPPRAPCEAWWKKTFSFLRGNARESLTFRFVFVADKLQLRLEFGVHGQKIRFPASKTLGQVKFSMLGGSPVGKIPA